GGCACCTGATAAGTGGCACCACCAACGCGGCGAGCGCGTACTTCCACCAGGGGCGTGGCGTTCTTGACGGCAGTCTCGAAGAGTTCGAGTGGATCTCCGCCGGTGCGCTCGTTGATCAGGCCGAACGCGTCGGACAGGATCCGTTGCGCTGTCGACTTCTTGCCGTGCTGCATCAGACGCACAACCATCATCGTGGCGAGACGGCTGTTGAACTGCGGGTCGGGAAGAATCGGGCGCTTCTCAGCGGCGTTGCGGCGTGACATTAGAGATCAGAACGTTATGGGGATGGAAAGAAAACCGGTGATCACTCCTTCGGAGCCTTGGCGCCGTACTTGGAGCGGGACTGACGCCGGTCTTTCACGCCAGCGGTATCCAGGGTTCCGCGGATGATGTGGTAGCGGACGCCAGGGAGGTCTTTGACACGACCGCCGCGGATCAACACCACCGAGTGTTCCTGCAGGTTGTGACCGACACCGCCGATATAAGCCGTGACTTCAAAGCCGGAGGTCAGGCGCACACGAGCCACCTTGCGCAGAGCCGAGTTGGGCTTTTTGGGCGTTGAGGTGTAAACGCGGGTGCAAACACCGCGACGCTCAGGACACGACTTCAGGGCGGGGGACTTGGTCTTGGCCTTGAGGCGTGAGCGCTCAGTGCGGATCAGCTGTTGGATGGTTGGCATCGATGGTCGGTGAGCGGTCGGACTCCCGACCTGATTCGACAATCGACCACGATACCGGGTGACGGTCCCCCCTCAAACGCGGCTGAAGGCACTGCCGCAGGCACAGGGCTCAACACCATCACTGTTGCGGATCAGAAAACCACCACCACTGAGGTCGCCGCGGTAGTCCAGGCAAAGGCCTTCAAGCATTTTGAGTTGTTCTGCAGGGGCGTGCAGAGTCACGCCATCGGCCCTTGCGATTGCGACGCCGGCCAAATGTCCTGCCCGGATGCGCAGCACATGTTGTGCGCACTCTCCGGGAGTGAGATCGAGATGCATCTGCCCCGGTGTTCCCGCCACGGCCGCCTGTCGCCCTAGCTCGGCAGCAGCGGCAGCGGTCAGCCGCAGATTGGCAGCCATGCTCAGTTCCTCGGGGCCCCCAGTTTTGCAGGTCTCAGAGGGGGATGAGCCCCAGACCGTTATGGACTCTCGGGGTG
The Synechococcus sp. MU1617 genome window above contains:
- the rpsG gene encoding 30S ribosomal protein S7 yields the protein MSRRNAAEKRPILPDPQFNSRLATMMVVRLMQHGKKSTAQRILSDAFGLINERTGGDPLELFETAVKNATPLVEVRARRVGGATYQVPMEVRQERGTAMALRWLVSFSRSRNGRSMAQKLAGELMDAANEAGNAVRKREETHKMAEANKAFAHYRY
- the rpsL gene encoding 30S ribosomal protein S12 → MPTIQQLIRTERSRLKAKTKSPALKSCPERRGVCTRVYTSTPKKPNSALRKVARVRLTSGFEVTAYIGGVGHNLQEHSVVLIRGGRVKDLPGVRYHIIRGTLDTAGVKDRRQSRSKYGAKAPKE
- a CDS encoding AIR synthase: MAANLRLTAAAAAELGRQAAVAGTPGQMHLDLTPGECAQHVLRIRAGHLAGVAIARADGVTLHAPAEQLKMLEGLCLDYRGDLSGGGFLIRNSDGVEPCACGSAFSRV